Genomic segment of Rubrivirga sp. SAORIC476:
TCCTCGGGGCCAGCATCTCCAACTTCGGCGTCCCAGCTTCCTTCGACGGCACCGACCTGCGGATCCGGTACGACCAGGACCCAGACGTCTTCGGCGACAACGACAACCTCCCGGCCGCCCTGGTGACCGAGGAGTACGCGCTGCCGGTGTTCTTCCGGGTCGGCATGAGCGTGCCCGTCCGCATGGGCGACAGCCAGCTCACGCTCGCCGCCGACGCCTACCAGCCGAGCGATAACAGCAACAGCATCAGCGTGGGCGGCGAGTGGACGTACGCCAACCTGATCTCGGCACGCGCGGGCTACCAGGACCTGTTCCTGGAGGACGGAGAGGGCGGCCTTCGCCTCGGTGGCGGCGTCGCCTACCGCGTGAGCGGCTTCGATCTCCAGTTCGACTACGCCTGGGCCGACCACGGCAGCCGCCTCGGCGCCACCCAGCGCTTCACCCTCGGCCTCGGCTTCTAGGCGCGGTCCCTCCTGCGACGCCTTCCCCCCGAGGGGGAGGCAGAGGGAGGAGATCGTCTGAGGCCCAGCCCACCGAGTTCACTCCCGTCCCCTCCTGTTCGGAAGGGGACCTCTTCAGGCTCCCCTCTCTTGTGATCCGTCGGTCCGCCTTTCTCCTCGCCGCCCTGCTCGCCACTGCGGCGGGTGCCCAGACGGCGACGCCGATCTTCGATGAGGACGACGGCGGAGATGGCGGGGTCTACGAGGCGTCGGACGGAGGTGCGGTGGGGAACGCGACGCTCGACCTCGTCGATGGTCGGATGCCCCTCGCCTCGGGTCCCGCCGCCAGCGGGACGGACGTCGGGGTGCTGACTTACGCGTCAGGTGACGGCGGCAGGTGGCAGATCCTCGTCGGTGCGCCCGGCTTCGCGCCGCTCGACCTGACTGAGGCGGACAGCCTCGTGCTCTTCCTCAACGGGCCGGTCGGTGTGCCCGGCGTGGCGCTGCCGCAGGTCCGCCTGCAGGATGCCGACGGCGACCAGACGGCGGCGCTTCCGCTCGACTTCGGCACGCAGGTCGGGTTCGCGGCGAGCCGGAGCGGTTTCCTAGACGGCTCGGCGACCGATCTCGCGGTGTCGGTGGACTACCTCGACGTGCTCCCGGCCGACCTCGCGCGGCCCGGCTATCCGGAGTCGATCCGCATCACGTTCTCGAATCAGGTCGTCGCCACCTCGAGCCCTGCCATCGGCGTTCCGGCGGTGCCCGCCAGGTTCACCGTCGCCACGGAGGGCGGCCTGGAACTGGCGTTCCGGTTCGTCGACACGGACGGCGACGGGACGCTGAGCGCCAGCGGCGAGTACATCGAGGTGCTGACCGAGGAGCCGGCGACGGGGCGGCTCCGCCAGACGTGGCGCGTCCAGGTGCAGGGCACGCCCGCCACCCCGCCGACGCTCGGCGACGCTTACCGGCTGGCCGTCTTCACCAGCGGCACCGACGACGACCCGGCGACGTGGCAGCGGCGCGCCGTCTCGATCCGCGACTTCGGCCCGCTCGGCACGGTCGGCCTCGGGCAGATCGCGGGCGTGGTCCTGGAGAGCACCGAGGCGGGCTCGTCGGAGCGCACGCTCTGGATCGACGCGGTCTCGGCGCGAGCCGACACCGGCGTGCCCGATGGCCCGGCACCGCCGACCGGCCTCACCGCCGAGGCGGGGGACGAGACGGTCTGGCTGCGGTGGGCGCCCGCTCCCGGAGCGAGCGGCGTGGTCGTCTATCGCCAGTCGCTCGCGGGCGGCCCGTTCGAGCGGATCACACCCGACGTGGTCCGGCGGGACGCCTTCTTCGACCTCACCGCCGAGAATGGCGAGGCGGTTCGCTACGTCCTACGGTCGGTCCAGAACAACGGCCTCTCGGCCCCGATCCTGGGCGCGGACTCGGAGGCGGTCGAGGCGACGGTAGGGGGCGCGACCGATCCTTACATCGACGAGACGGCGCGGCGGGCGTTCGAGTTTTTCTGGCGCGAGGCAAACCCGGCCAACGGGCTCGTCAAGGACCGCAGCACGCCGGGCTCGGCGTCGTCCATCGCGTCGGTCGGGTTCGGGCTGTCGGCCATCACGGTCGCCATCGACCGGGGCTGGATCACGCGCGAGCAGGGCGTCGCGCGGACGCTCGCGACGCTGGACTTCTTCGCGACGTGCCCCCAGGGCAACGCGGCGTCGGGCACGTGCGGCTACAAGGGCTTCTTCTACCACTTCCTCAACATGCAGACCGGGGAGCGGCAGGGGACGAACGAACTCTCGACCATCGACACGGCGCTGCTGCTGGGCGGCGTCCTCCACGCGGCGCAGTACTACGACGGCACCGGCGACGAGGCGACGATCCGCGCGCGTGCCGACCTGATCTGGCGGCGCGTCGACTGGCAGTGGGCCGCCAACCGGGCGCCGCTCGTGACGCTGGGCTGGAAGCCCGAGGAGGGATTCAACATCTGCAACGGCAATCTGTGCGACTGGAATGGCTACAACGAGGCCATGCTCCTCTACATCCTGGGAATGGGCTCCCCGACGTTCCCTCTGGCGGACGACGCCTGGGAGGCGTGGACGGGCGGCTACGGCAGCCAGTGGCAGACGCAGTACGGCTACACGTTCCTCACCTTCCCGCCGCTCTTCGGCCACCAGTACAGCCACGTCTGGGTCGACTTCCGCAACATGCAGGACGACTACATGCGGGGCCGGGGCATCACCTACTTCGAGAACAGCCGCCGCGCGACGCTCGCCAGCCGCAACTACGCCATCGCCAACCCCGGCGGCTACCCCAACTACTCGGCCGACGAGTGGGGATTGACGGCGTCCGACGACCCGTTCGGGTACCGCGCCCACGGCGCGCCGCCCGCCCAGAGCGACAACGGGACCATCACGCCGACCGCCGCAGGCGGCTCGTACGCCTTCACGCCCGATCTCTCGCGCGCAGCCCTGCGGACGTTCTACGAGCGCTACTACGCCCGCCTCTGGGGTGACTACGGCCTCCGCGACGCCTACAACATCCAGGAGAACTGGTTCGCGAGCGACGTACTGGGCATCGACCAGGGGCCGATCGTGCTCATGATCGAGAACGACCGGACGGGCGCCATCTGGGAGTCGTTCATGACGCACCCCGACGTGCGCGTCGGCCTGGAGCGGGCGGGCTTCGACGTGCCTGCCGTGGCTGACGAGCCCGGCCCCGAGGCGACCGTCTCGCTGGCCCTGCCCGCGCCCAACCCGACCACCGGAAGCGTCCGCCTCGGCGTGTCGCTGGCCACCGCCGGCCCCGTTCGCCTGACCGTAGTCGACGTGCTCGGCCGCGAGGTCGCCCGCCTGCTCGACGGCGAGCACCCGGCAGGGGCCGCCACCGTCGACTGGAATGCCGAGGCGGTGGCCTCTGGCATCTACATCGTCCGTCTGGAGGCCGCTGGCCTCGTCCGCACCCGCACCCTCGTCGTCGCCCGCTGATGCTGATTCGCCGTTCCGTACTCGCCCTCGCCTTGCTGACCGTCGCCGCGAGCGCCCAGCCTGCGCCGGCCTTCTACGCGGGCTACGACTGGGACGCCGAGGCGGCCCTCGTCGAGGACCTGCTCTCCCGGATGACGGTGGAGGAGAAGCTCGGCCAGCTGACGCAGTACACTGGCCAGTGGGCCGTGACCGGGCCCGCCGTCACGCAGGGCGGTGAGGACGTGATCCGCGCGGGCGGCGTGGGCTCGTTCCTCAACGTGTACGGCGCTGAGGCCACGCGCCGGGCGCAGGAGGTGGCCGTCGAAGAGTCCCGCCTCGGCATCCCGCTGATCATCGGCTACGACGTGGTGCACGGCTTCCGGACCGTCTTCCCGGTGCCGCTCGCGGAGACCGCCAGCTGGAACCTGGACGCCGCCGAGCTGGCCGCCCGTGTCGCCGCCCGCGAGGCCGCGGCGGCCGGCATCCACTGGACGTTCGCGCCGATGGTCGACATCGCCCGCGACGGACGCTGGGGCCGGATCGTGGAGGGCGCGGGCGAGGACCCGTTCCTGGGCAGCCGCTTCGCCGAGGCGCGCGTGCGCGGCTTCCAGGGCCACACGCTCACGGACCTCGCCTCGGACACGACGCTGGTCGCCACCGCCAAGCACTTCGCGGGCTACGGCTTCGCCGAGGGCGGGCGCGACTACAACACGGCCGACCTGAGCGAGCGGACGCTCCGCGAGGTCGTCCTGCCTCCGTTCCGTGCCGCCGTCGATGCCGGTGCGCAGACGCTGATGTCGGCCTTCAATGAGATCGGCGGCGTTCCCTCGACCGGCGACCACGCGCTGTTCACCTACGTGCTCCGCGGTGAGTGGGGCTTCGACGGCTTCGTCGTGGCCGACTACACCGCCGTCCGCGAGCTGATGTGGCACGGCATCGCCGCCGACAGCGCCGAGGCAGGGCGCCGCGCGCTGGTCGCGGGCGTCGACATGAGCATGGTGGACGGCATCTACGCCCGCAACCTGCCCGCGCTCGTCGAGAGCGGCGCGTTGCCGATGGACGTGATCGACGAGGCCGTCCGCCGCGTGCTCCGCGTCAAGCGCCGCGCCGGGCTGTTCGAGGACCCATACCGGTACTCCGACCCCGACAAGGAGGCCACCGTCCTGTTCTCGGACGCGCACCGCGCGATCGCCCGAGACGTGGCCCGCCAGTCGATGGTGCTCCTTAAGAACGACGCCCGCCCTGGAGCGGCGGGACCCGTGCTGCCGCTGGCCCGCGACCTCGGCTCGGTCGCTGTCATCGGCGCGCTCGCGGCCGACTCGGTCTCGGCGATGGGCTCGTGGGCGGGGGCGGGCCGCTGGCCCGAGACGACGCCCATCCTGCCCGCCCTCATCGAGGCGATGCCGAACACCGAGGTCCGCTACGCGCCCGGCTACCCCGTCGTGCCGCGTGGGCCGTTCCTCCAGATGGTCGAGACGGCGTTCTCGATGGACACCTCCGGCCACGACGAGGCCGTCCGCCTCGCGGAGACCTCGGATGCGGTCGTGCTGGTGCTCGGCGAGCACCGCGAGCTGACCGGCGAGGCCGCCAGCCGGACCGACACGCGCCTGCCGGGCGCGCAGCTGGAACTGGCCCGGCGCGTCCTCGACGCGGCCGGGGACAAGCCGGTCGCGGTGCTGCTCACGAATGGTCGGCCGCTCGCGCTCACCGACCTCGACGCCATCGCGCCGTCGATCCTGGAGGTGTGGCACCTGGGCAGCGAGATGGGCCCCGCCGTCGCCGACGTGCTCCTCGGGTACCACAGCCCGTCGGGCAAGCTGCCGGTCACGTTCCCGCACGTGACCGGCCAGGAGCCGCTCTACTACAACCATCGCCGCACCGGTCGCCCGCACGACGTGCCCGGCGCCAGCGACAAGTACGTCTCGCGCTACCTCGACGCGCCCGTCGAGCCGCTCTACCCGTTCGGCCACGGCCTGAGCTACACCACGTTCGGGTACAGCGCGCCGCGTCTCAGCACCCCCCGCCTCGGGCCCGAGGCGGGCGAGGTCGTGGTCTCGGTGGACGTGACCAACACGGGCGAGCGTGTCGGCGTGGAGGTCGTCCAGCTCTACGTCTGGGACGAGGCCGCCAGCGTCACGCGCCCCGTGCAGGAGCTGAAGGGCTTCGAGCGGATCGAGCTGGCCCCCGGCGAGACGCAGACCGTCGCGTTCTCCCTCACGCCCGACGACCTCCAGTTCTGGGGCGACGGCGAGTGGACCGTCGAGCCCGGCTGGTTCACGGTCAGGGTCGGCGGGTCGTCGGCCGAGACGCAGGCCGCCCGCTTCGAACTCGTCGCCGAGTAACCCATCCTCACCTTCCGGACTCATGTCGACTGACGCCGCCAACACCTTGAAGAAGTGGGGGCAGGCCCTCGAACGCCTGCTCCGCGGCCTCCTCGGCAAGGACGACGAGCCGCAGCCCGTGCCGGTGCGCGTCCGCCGGTTCACCCTGCCCGGGATGGACTCATGAAGCGTGCCCTCTGGATCCTGCTCGCGGTGCTGTCCATTCCCTTCGTGGGCAACGCCCTCGTGGACCGGGTGAAGCGAGCCCTCGTGGTCGCGCTGGCGGTGCTCGCCTCGGCGTCCGCGTGGGCGCAGCCCCGCATCGCACAGCGACCCGCCCCGCGAAACGTGGTCGTCATCCTGACCGACGACCACCGCTACGACTTCATGGGCTTCCACCCGGACGCGCCCGTCTTCCTGCGGACGCCCAACCTGGACCGCATGGCGGTCGGGGGCGCCCACCTCGCCAACGCGTTCGTCACCACGAGCCTCTGCTCGCCGAGCCGCGCGAGCATCCTGACCGGCCAGTACGCCCACACGCACGGCGTCGTGGACAACACGAGCCCGATCCCGGAGGGGACGCGCTTCTTCCCCGAGGACCTCCAGGAAGCGGGCTACCAGACGGCGTTCATCGGCAAGTGGCACATGGGCGAGGACGACGACCGCCCGCGCGACGGCTTCGACCGCTGGGTCAGCTTCCGCGGGCAGGGCGCCTACACGAACCCGCTCCTCAACGTCGACGGCACCCAGATCCCGCACGACGGCTACACGACCGACATCCTGACCGACTACGCGGTCGACTGGCTCCGCGAGGGCCGCGACGGCGACCAGCCGTTCTTCCTGGAGCTGTCCCACAAGGCCGTCCACGCCGAGTTCGAGCCCGCGCCGCGCCACACCGGCGCTTACGACGACGTCACCATCCCGTACCCGCCGACGATGTGGCTCACCGAGCGCAACTACCTCGGCAAGCCCCACTGGGTCCGCCAGCAGCGCGGCTCCTGGCACGGCGTCGACTTCATGTTCCACGGCGACCTCGGACCGGGCATGGACGGGTTCGACAACTTCTACCGCCGCTACGCCTCCACGCTGCTCGCCGCCGACGAGTCGGTCGGCCG
This window contains:
- a CDS encoding sulfatase, producing MKRALWILLAVLSIPFVGNALVDRVKRALVVALAVLASASAWAQPRIAQRPAPRNVVVILTDDHRYDFMGFHPDAPVFLRTPNLDRMAVGGAHLANAFVTTSLCSPSRASILTGQYAHTHGVVDNTSPIPEGTRFFPEDLQEAGYQTAFIGKWHMGEDDDRPRDGFDRWVSFRGQGAYTNPLLNVDGTQIPHDGYTTDILTDYAVDWLREGRDGDQPFFLELSHKAVHAEFEPAPRHTGAYDDVTIPYPPTMWLTERNYLGKPHWVRQQRGSWHGVDFMFHGDLGPGMDGFDNFYRRYASTLLAADESVGRVLDTLEELGLDETTLVLYLGDNGFLLGEHGLIDKRNAYEESIRIPMLAWAPGWIEPGTTVDGLVRNLDIAPTILELTGTRSAIDMDGTSFLDLLRGGDGGAGDREFLYEYYWEYAFPHTPTTFALRGDQYKFITYHGVWDTEELYDIVADPEERTNLVEALPQVAAQMRSRLYDRLAADDAMRVPMRRGSWKAGERLVYD
- a CDS encoding glucoamylase family protein, translating into MIRRSAFLLAALLATAAGAQTATPIFDEDDGGDGGVYEASDGGAVGNATLDLVDGRMPLASGPAASGTDVGVLTYASGDGGRWQILVGAPGFAPLDLTEADSLVLFLNGPVGVPGVALPQVRLQDADGDQTAALPLDFGTQVGFAASRSGFLDGSATDLAVSVDYLDVLPADLARPGYPESIRITFSNQVVATSSPAIGVPAVPARFTVATEGGLELAFRFVDTDGDGTLSASGEYIEVLTEEPATGRLRQTWRVQVQGTPATPPTLGDAYRLAVFTSGTDDDPATWQRRAVSIRDFGPLGTVGLGQIAGVVLESTEAGSSERTLWIDAVSARADTGVPDGPAPPTGLTAEAGDETVWLRWAPAPGASGVVVYRQSLAGGPFERITPDVVRRDAFFDLTAENGEAVRYVLRSVQNNGLSAPILGADSEAVEATVGGATDPYIDETARRAFEFFWREANPANGLVKDRSTPGSASSIASVGFGLSAITVAIDRGWITREQGVARTLATLDFFATCPQGNAASGTCGYKGFFYHFLNMQTGERQGTNELSTIDTALLLGGVLHAAQYYDGTGDEATIRARADLIWRRVDWQWAANRAPLVTLGWKPEEGFNICNGNLCDWNGYNEAMLLYILGMGSPTFPLADDAWEAWTGGYGSQWQTQYGYTFLTFPPLFGHQYSHVWVDFRNMQDDYMRGRGITYFENSRRATLASRNYAIANPGGYPNYSADEWGLTASDDPFGYRAHGAPPAQSDNGTITPTAAGGSYAFTPDLSRAALRTFYERYYARLWGDYGLRDAYNIQENWFASDVLGIDQGPIVLMIENDRTGAIWESFMTHPDVRVGLERAGFDVPAVADEPGPEATVSLALPAPNPTTGSVRLGVSLATAGPVRLTVVDVLGREVARLLDGEHPAGAATVDWNAEAVASGIYIVRLEAAGLVRTRTLVVAR
- the bglX gene encoding beta-glucosidase BglX, translating into MLIRRSVLALALLTVAASAQPAPAFYAGYDWDAEAALVEDLLSRMTVEEKLGQLTQYTGQWAVTGPAVTQGGEDVIRAGGVGSFLNVYGAEATRRAQEVAVEESRLGIPLIIGYDVVHGFRTVFPVPLAETASWNLDAAELAARVAAREAAAAGIHWTFAPMVDIARDGRWGRIVEGAGEDPFLGSRFAEARVRGFQGHTLTDLASDTTLVATAKHFAGYGFAEGGRDYNTADLSERTLREVVLPPFRAAVDAGAQTLMSAFNEIGGVPSTGDHALFTYVLRGEWGFDGFVVADYTAVRELMWHGIAADSAEAGRRALVAGVDMSMVDGIYARNLPALVESGALPMDVIDEAVRRVLRVKRRAGLFEDPYRYSDPDKEATVLFSDAHRAIARDVARQSMVLLKNDARPGAAGPVLPLARDLGSVAVIGALAADSVSAMGSWAGAGRWPETTPILPALIEAMPNTEVRYAPGYPVVPRGPFLQMVETAFSMDTSGHDEAVRLAETSDAVVLVLGEHRELTGEAASRTDTRLPGAQLELARRVLDAAGDKPVAVLLTNGRPLALTDLDAIAPSILEVWHLGSEMGPAVADVLLGYHSPSGKLPVTFPHVTGQEPLYYNHRRTGRPHDVPGASDKYVSRYLDAPVEPLYPFGHGLSYTTFGYSAPRLSTPRLGPEAGEVVVSVDVTNTGERVGVEVVQLYVWDEAASVTRPVQELKGFERIELAPGETQTVAFSLTPDDLQFWGDGEWTVEPGWFTVRVGGSSAETQAARFELVAE